The nucleotide sequence ATTGCCTAGGAGCTGCATGTTTGGTTGGTGTATGGAGGTCGCGCAGAGAATAGGCTTTCATCGCCACCAtgtcagaccagacacttcgGGGTTGTTTGAACAATCAAAATACATTTATCAACGGAATATAATCTATACTATTCCTCTGAATCTGCGGAGCGTTTCCTTTTTCTCTACgggtcattttctttggtAACATTGATTTATCAGCCCGCCCCGCCGCTCTTGGGTACGCAACTTTGGCGCCCAAGGCTATTTGACGCATTGGATACAACAAAGGTAGAACCCGGCTTGGCGTCATGAGGGAAAACGGCTAGGAGCTTTGCATAATTCTTTGTGAGCTTTCAAGAGAAGCTTAGGAAGCGGCGCAGCACCGTCAGAGGCAGCCACGAAATTGGACAAAGAGGGACTGGGAGAAAGATCAACAAAGATTGACAGagagagaaggaagaaagaaggaaagggaAGATCCGTCGGTGTCAACAGTAGTaacaaaagcaaaacctCAATTTAGCAGCCTCAAACGAGTCAggttcatcatcatcatcatcggtAGCTGCAGAAGAAGACCGCCCCATCCGCCCCAGCTTTCCCTATTGCTGGACCGACGAATACTTCGCTCCCACCAAGTCGAGTAACACAAACCTAACATCATTTCACAACGGCAAACAAGCAGGTCATACCTGCACCAATTACAGCAAAATGTCCCGCTCGCCATTGCCGACCATTGAGGATGTATCCAATATGAACGATGAACAGCTCGGAAGGTTTATGGAGAAACACCGCCAGCCCAATGGTACAATCGAGCTGCCCGTTACAGATTTGGAAATATTGTCCAAAAGGAAGCGAGAAAGCCTTGCCGAAAGATTGCGGTATGATTTCTTACAAGTCTCCCTAATGATTTCTTCCACTCATGGCTTCTTAGGTCAATAAATACATCATTCGCTTCCAAATCCCGCCCGCTTGATCTTGAGAAACTCGACGCTCTTTTACTTGGTGTGACAAGTAAGGAGGATTCTGCGGCAGACGACCGACCTCATTACGAGAGAGAAAGGCGAACCGAAACACCGGAAGATCCGCGAGAAATTTACAAGCGAGAAGAGACGGGCGCATATAGTGATCTTGTAAATGACGGTGGTCACCCGCTATATCCACTTGATCTTCTGGAATCGATTTCGAAAGACCCCGATGCTTTTCAGGAGAcattgctgcctttttggAGATGGCCTCGGTACGAGAAACTATCAGAGATGGATGGCTTTGATATGAAAGAGGTATTACAAAGGCAATGGCACAGGTGGCAGAACTTCCGAAAGTGGCAACTTTATAACAGAGGGGTTTTTGACAACGAAACTGACGAGGAAGATTTTTTAGCTCATGTTGAGGAGACAAAGCGTGACTTTATTGAAGTAGGCTGGGGGAAGTACGCAGCCGAGATTGAGGCTGACCCAGACAGTTTAAAGCATCCCGGCGAGTCGTGGTATTATATCCAAAGACACCGTAACTGGCAGCGACAATACCAGCGGGAACTTGGATGCGAGAGCTTGTTAGATTACGAGAACGCATTAAAGGCACGTTTGACCCGACATGGCTTCAACCGCGCGTTCCAGTTGGCAGAAGACCCcaggaaacaagacaaaTTAACAACGTGGATTGAATACTTGGGTTTTGAGTACTGGTGGCTCGACCGATATTATGATTCTCTCCGGCGTATAGAGCCAAAACGCGATAAAGATTGGGAGGAGCTAAAGAGCAAAGGAGTCGTGAAGAGTGACGAGACTCCGGAATTCATGCGTACTAGAGCTTCAGCTATAAGGCACGACAGGGAGGAGGACCACGCACGACAGGCTGTGCGAGATGCTGAATCCGAGGCAAAAAATGTCTACCAGAAAACACAGAAGGATCCTGATCGCCTGAGCATTCCGAAGGAACAGCGTGTGCAAATGTTGATGGAGGCCAGTGAAGGGTTGTCAAAGGCGCAAGCAACGCTTGACTTCACCAAGCGGCGGAGCGATCTAATTATCGACTTTGTTCGCAGAAACTTTGACTACGATAACGCGGTGGAAGACGTAGACAACCAAACAAATCTTGTCACATGGGTTGCGGCGGAGGCACATGCAATTGAGGCCGAACAGAAATCTGCATCATTGAAGAGCAGCTctgagatgaagaggaaagcGTCAGCCGACGACGTCGGCGCGGTGCACTCAGGCCAGAAGAGACAAAAGTCAACTGCTAAAGGGCATAGCCCACAGTCGAGTGAAGATAAGACCGGTGTCAGGGAAAGGAGAGCTCTACGCAGGCGAAATCAGGCATCAATAGAGGTAAATCGACAAATTCCAGACCAAAATCATAGCATACAGGATGCATCGCCTAACCAGACTAAACAGGCGACACAGACTACTGAGCGGGCGCCTTCAACCGAGGCCGAAGGCAAAGCCAAATCGAGAACCTCCAAGGGCAGTGGGCGGAAGAGGAAAAACGTTGCATTCGAGGATGATTCCCCGGTACAGCGGACCCAAAAGAGGCTGAAGTCAGACTCTCAAAGCTACAGCACGCAAGCCAGCAACTCGAGAGTTGAGCCGACAGATAGGAGAGCCTTGGGCCCGCGAAACCGGGCGACAAGAGACTCCAGTCACCGACCAAATCCAAATCAAACCCAAGATATCCAAGGCGCGAATTCCCGCAGCCACCCATCTGTCCCCAACGTAACACCTCAGGAATCACCCAAGGGACTACGTCGCAGCTCTCGCCTTGCAGCCGCACGTTCTAGATCAAGAACATCAGGAAGCAAGAATCAGGTCGTCGGAGACTTAGGAAGTGAATACTCACAGGTGGAGAAGCTTTTGGAAAAGCGGACTCGCAGGCGAGGCCGTGGCCGCAGTCTGGAGTACCTAGTCAAGTTTAAAGACTA is from Pochonia chlamydosporia 170 chromosome Unknown PCv3seq00027, whole genome shotgun sequence and encodes:
- a CDS encoding protein kinase (similar to Metarhizium robertsii ARSEF 23 XP_007819881.1), translating into MSRSPLPTIEDVSNMNDEQLGRFMEKHRQPNGTIELPVTDLEILSKRKRESLAERLRSINTSFASKSRPLDLEKLDALLLGVTSKEDSAADDRPHYERERRTETPEDPREIYKREETGAYSDLVNDGGHPLYPLDLLESISKDPDAFQETLLPFWRWPRYEKLSEMDGFDMKEVLQRQWHRWQNFRKWQLYNRGVFDNETDEEDFLAHVEETKRDFIEVGWGKYAAEIEADPDSLKHPGESWYYIQRHRNWQRQYQRELGCESLLDYENALKARLTRHGFNRAFQLAEDPRKQDKLTTWIEYLGFEYWWLDRYYDSLRRIEPKRDKDWEELKSKGVVKSDETPEFMRTRASAIRHDREEDHARQAVRDAESEAKNVYQKTQKDPDRLSIPKEQRVQMLMEASEGLSKAQATLDFTKRRSDLIIDFVRRNFDYDNAVEDVDNQTNLVTWVAAEAHAIEAEQKSASLKSSSEMKRKASADDVGAVHSGQKRQKSTAKGHSPQSSEDKTGVRERRALRRRNQASIEVNRQIPDQNHSIQDASPNQTKQATQTTERAPSTEAEGKAKSRTSKGSGRKRKNVAFEDDSPVQRTQKRLKSDSQSYSTQASNSRVEPTDRRALGPRNRATRDSSHRPNPNQTQDIQGANSRSHPSVPNVTPQESPKGLRRSSRLAAARSRSRTSGSKNQVVGDLGSEYSQVEKLLEKRTRRRGRGRSLEYLVKFKDYDGSHASIKWVSARQLPKVAMDKFDRLVDE